TGTTCACGCTGGAGTCGCCGAACCAGTCCACGGCGCCCGACGTGCCGGCGGTGCCGAGAAGGTAGTTCAGCAGACCGTTGTCCCGGTTGTAGAACAACTGCCAGATGACGCCGATCAGGGCCAGTGAAAGCATCACAGGAGTGAAGAAGATGCTCTGGTAGATCTTGCTCCCCTTGATCTGCTGGTCGAGCAGGACTGCGAGCAGCAGGCCGAGGGGCGTGGCTATGACGGCGAGGAAGACCAGCCAGAGGATGTTGTGCTGGACGGCCGGCCAGAAGGGCGGGTAGTCCTGGGCCACGTACTCGTAGTTGGCCATGCCCGCAGGTTTGATGTCGGCGAGGTCCAGCCCGTTCCAGCGGGTGAACGAGAGCCCGATGGACAGCACGGTGGGGATCCAGACCAATGTCAGCTGAATCAGGGTGGGGACAGCCACCATGATGCCGAGAACGATTCTGTCCCGTCCGGTAAGGCGGCGTACCCGCCGGTTCCTGGCCGGCGCCGCGATGGCGGCGCCGGCTGCGGACGTTTGCGTTGATGAGCTCATGCGGTCATTCTCTTTCGCGCCCGGAGCGTCACTGCGCGGCGTACAGTGCCTTGGCCTGGGACTCCAGGTTCTTCACATCCACGCTGCCGTCCTTGATGAAGCTCTGCAGTGCGGGGATCATCACGTTGTTGGCCATGGCCGGAAGGGCATCCCGGTCAAAGAACTGGCTGATGCTCTTGGCATCGGCGATCATCTGCGCGCACTTCTTGTTCAGGGGCGAGAACTTGGAGGTGTCGGAGCCCTTCGCTGCCTGGATATTGGACGGGTCCACGGAGGCGTATACGTTCTGGCCTTCAGGGCTGCCGACGTAAGCGAGGAAGTCCTTGGCCGCCTGGTTGTCTCCGCCTCTCTTGGAGAGCATAACGCCGTCAATGGGAGCCTCGACTGCGTCTGTGCCCTCCATCGCCAGCTCGGGGAAGGGGAACATGTCGATGTCATCCAGCACTGCCTTGTCCGTGAACTGCTGGGTGACGAAGGAACCAAGGAGGTACATGCCGGATTTCTGCCCGCCGAGGCTCTGCGCAGCGTCCTGCCACGTCATGCCCAGGGCGTTCGGGTTCTGGAAGGGCAGCAAAGCCTTCCAGGTGTCGAAGACATCGCTGACCTTCTTCTGGTCCCAGGATTCCTTGTGGGCGGCAAGATCCAGGTGGAACTGGTAGCCGTTCAGCCGCATGTTGATGTAGTCGAATGTGCCCATGGCGGGCCATCCGTCCTTGTCCGCGAACTCGATGGGGATCAGGCCATCTGCCTTCATCTTGGCGGCGAGGGTCTTGAGTGCGTCGAAAGTCTTCGGAACTTCGTAGCCCTTCTGCGCCCACAGGCTCTTCCGGTAGAAGAACGCCCAGGGGTAGTTGTAGTTGGGGACGAAGTACATCTTGCCGTCGTCACCGGTGGACGCCTTCTTCATGGCGTCCGAGAAGTTGCCGCCAATCTTGTCCCAGACATCGTCGATCGGGGCAACCAGGCCCTTGCCGGCGTAGAAGCGCATCCGGTAGCCGGAGAACCAGGTAAACGAATCGTCCGGGCTGCCTTGCAGGTAGCTGTTGATCTTGTTCTGGAAATCGTTGTGCGGGACCACGTTGGTGGTCACCGTATTCCCCGTCTTCTTGGTGAAGGCGTCGGTGACCGCCTGGTAGGCCCGCTTCGGCACGTCATCCGAAGCGTTCGACCCGAAGGTCAGGGATTTCGAGGATGAGCCCCCGCCGGAGGGTGAGCCGCCCCCGGTGCAGGCGGACAGGAGCGGGGCGGCGGCGATACCGGCAGCACCGATTCCCAGGGTCCTTAGCAGAGTCCGGCGATTCAGGTCGGCCTTCGCAGTGGCGAAAAAATCATTGTCGTGGCTGGACATGTTTACTCCCTTGTAAATCAAGTGGCGGGGATCACAACACCTATGTCCGGATCGTATCGAAAACGAACATGAAAGCACAGAGGGTACCGTCAGGTCTTCGAAAAGTCTCAGGTAACTGGCAGCTTCCGCCGGGGAGTTATGGCCGGTGAGAGGCGAATGGCTATACGTAGAGCTGCTATGTTTGATACCCTTCACATCTATGTATAGGAGTTTCGGTGCGCATTGACAAAGACCTGGTGGCCGCCTCCGCCACACCTCTTGTGCTGGGCATACTGTCCGAGGGCGACCTTTACGGCTACGCAATCCTGAAGCGCGTGAGTGAGTTATCCGGCGGCGGCATGCAGTGGACCGACGGCATGCTCTACCCGCTGCTGCACCGGCTCGAGCGGCTCGGCTACGTTTCGGCGTCGTGGGGTACCTCCGAGACCGGGCGCCGGCGGAAGCACTACGCCATAACTCCCTCGGGGCGGGACGCGCTGGCTGAGCGTCAACAGCAATGGACCGTCGTTGCGGAGGCGCTTCGGCAGGTGTGGCGTTCCACCCAGCCGTCTCCGGGCGCCGTGGAGGGGTGGGCGTGATGGACCCGCACGCTGAGCTGGAGGCCCAGATCGACCGGTGGCGCGGCTACGTCCAGCGGAACCAGGCAATCTCCCCCGCCGATGTCGACGAGCTGGAGGACCATCTGCGGGGGCAGATCGCTGACCGGCAGGCGACAGGACTGGATGATGAGGAGGCCTTCCTCGTCGCGATTAAGCGCCTGGGCAACCTGGACGCGGTCTCGCACGAGTTTGCCCGTGAACACTCCGAGCGGCTGTGGAAGCAGCTCGTCCTCGTGCCGGAGGGTTCCGACGGCGGCAGCGCGCCTCGAGGGCGCGAACTGGCGGTCGTCCTGGCACTCGCTGTAGGGGCGGGTGTGGCAGTCAAGGCCGGATCGGCATGGATCGGGGACGACGCTGCGCTGACACGCAACCTGGGCCTGTTCGTCTTCCCGTTCCTGGCCGCCTACTTCGCGTGGAAGCGACGCTTCAACGGGGCGACGACGGCGATGCTGCTCATCCCCTTCGCCGTGCTGGCGGTGGTACTCAACGTCTATCCCTTCTCCTCCGGCGGGTCCACCGGCGTACTAGCGGCCCTGCATGCCCCTGTCGCCCTGTGGTTGCTGGCGGGAGTGGCGTACGTCGGTGGCAGGTGGCGTTCGGACAAGCGGCGCATGGATTTCGTCCGGTTCACCGGCGAGCTTGCGATCTATTACACGCTGCTGGCGCTGGGCGGCGGCGTCCTGGTCGCACTGACCCTCGCGACACTCCAGATCCTTGGCGTCGACTTCGAACCGGTCCTCGAAAGCTGGATCCTGCCCTTCGCTGTGCCGGGCGCATTGGTGGTGGCGGCGTGGCTCGTCGAAGCCAAGCAGCACGTTGTGGAAAACATCGCCCCAGTCCTCACCCGCGTCTTCACGCCCCTGACTATCGTCATGCTGCTGGGGCTTCTGGCCGTGCTGGCTGCTGCGGGCGGCTTTGTCACCATCGACCGCAACCTGCTCATCCTCATGGACGCAATCCTGCTGCTCGTCCTGTGCCTGCTGCTCTATTCCATTTCCGCGCGCGACCCGCTCGCCCCGGCCGGCCTGTTCGATACCCTTCAGTTGGTGCTCGTCCTGGCGGCCCTTGCAGTAGACGCCGTGATGCTGGCCGCGATGCTGGCCCGGATCGCCGAATTCGGCTATAGCCCCAACAAGATCGCAGCGCTGGGCCTGAACCTCCTGCTGCTGGTGCACCTGGTCCGCGCCGCCTGGCTAGCCGTCGGATTCCTGCGCGGCCGGCGCCCGTTCGCGGCACTCGAGCGCTGGCAAACCCAGTACCTGCCCGCCTACGGAGCGTGGGCCGCCGTCGTGATAGTGGCCTTCCCGCCCCTCTTCGGCTTTTAGCTTGTTGACCCGGGGAGCCGCGCGTACGCTATGAGCCACACCGAACGGACGGTTTGCCAGGAGGAATTATCATGGCCACAAGCGAAGCCAACAAGGAGACGTTGGCCCGGCTCTTCGATGCCTTTCGGGCCGGAGACACCGAGGCCTTCAATGAGCTGATCGTGCCGGATTACAAGCAGCACAATCCACAGGCCGGCAACGGCCTGCAGGCTGTCAAGGACTTCTTTTCCAGGTTGGGGCCGGTGGACGTCGAAGTCCACCGGATGATCGCCGACGGTGATTTTGTGGCCGTCCATTCGCACTACAAGACGTTCAACTCGGCTGCCGTGGATATTTTCCGGTTCGGCGACGACGGGAAGATCATCGAGCACTGGGATGTACTGCAGGAAGTCCCGGCCACGACTGCAAGCGGGAACGACATGTTCTCGCAGCTCACCTGAACGTTCCGCAGCAAGACTTTAACGGTCCGCCTCAAGGCGTCCGGATGCAGGCGCTTCCGCGCATCACGGTGGAGGTCCCGGTACTCGGAGTGGGCAATGGCGGCTCTGACTACGAGGCCTTGGGCAACCATGTCAATGCCTTGCGCAGGGTGCAGGGGCTGCACCTTACGCTGTTGCACATCGGCATTTTGCCGGACTTAGCCCAGGAAGTCGCGGATTGGACCAAAGGGATGACCAGCACCGACGCAGCCATCAGAGGGACCGTCAGCTGGTTGCAGGCGCTACCTGTTTTAGAAGGCTTTGCCGGATCGGCCGAGCGGCTGATCGTGCTGGGGGGCGGAAGCGTGGCCGGGCTTGAGATCGACGTTCCGCCAGAAGTGCACGACTATCGGGTCTTCCTTGTGCGGGGCCTGCATAACCTGCTGGACGAACTGCTTGTGGACGATGTGGACGACTTCATCCTCGGCTCCCGCGCACTCGGCTTCAGGTCCCCGCGCTGGATTCCCCATGTGGCCGTGGGCCGCCCGCAGACCAGGGACAAGGGCCCACGGCAGATTCCGCCGCTGACCGTCGAGTTCGGCGAATCACAGATCAGGAACGGCCGGTTCCTGCCCGCCGTCGATGGCCCTTAGTCCTCGCGCGTTCAGTCCCCGCGCGCCTTCCGGGTGGCGGTGTCATTGGCCTTCTGCAGCGCTTTGACCAGTTCGTCCTTATCCATTTTCGAGCGGCCGTCGATGTTCAGTTCCCGGGCGCGCTTATACAGGTGCTCTTTCGAGGCGTTCGCGTCCACGCCTCCCGCCGTGGGCTCTGATGAACCAATTCCCTGCTCCGCGCGTTTGTCAGAGGGACCCCGCTTCTCCTTCGGCTCCCAGTGATCACCCACTTTCTCGTAGCTGTGCTTGAGCGAGGCGTAGGCAGCGCGTGCGGCACGGCCTTCATCGTTGTCGTAGGACTCCAACGCGGAATCGTAGGTTTTGGCGAAAGTGTCCTGGGCTTTCTGTTCGGAGCGCTGCAGGGTCGAGGGAAGTTCGTCCTTGCGGGCATGATCGTTCTTGCCGGTCTTGGGCATGGCACCGGCTCCTTTCATCAGCAGGCTGATTATCCGGATTAAACCAGCTTAGCCACTGCAGCAGGTCCGGTCGCTCCCCTGCTGCTGCCTGACGGGCTGCTGTGCCCCTAGCGCGGCAGGAAGGCATTGATAGCCTCCGCCACGCTGACAGGATCAATGACGTGGGCAAAGTGGTTCTGCCCGGGGAAAACATTCTCCGTCCCGTTCGCCAGCCTGTCCCGGAGGTGCCGCGAAGCGCCAACCAGGTGCACGGGACTCACCTCGCCGACAAGCAGGAGCGTCGGGACGTCTGTCTCGCTGTACCGCTGGACCAACACATCGGTCTTATCAATCTCGGCCAGCTCGCGGGTCCAGGTGGGACTGAGCGCCACCATCCCGGCCCACAGCGGCGATGAAGCCAGGGCCTCGGTATCTTCCGGTGAGATGCGCAGGAAATGTTCCGCAGCCACGCGCATGGCTTTGTCTCCGTCGCCAGCTTCCACAGCGGCGGCGTATAGCCCCAGCGCGGCCCCGGCTGTGGGTGCGTCCACAGGCAGCGGGGGCTCGTAGAGTACGAGCGAGGAGACGGAGGCGCCGGTGCGGACGGCTTCGAGGGCGCAGATCGCCCCGTAGGAATGGCCCAGCAGGGCGGATCCTTCGCCGGCAACAGCCAGCACGGCTTTGATGTCGTCGGATTCGGTGTCCAGCGAGTATTCCGCGGCATCCGCGCTGAGGCCGCGGCCACGGCGGTCCATGATGTAGACAGTGTGGCTGGCGGCCAGTTGCCCGGCCACTGGCAGCCATTGCTCACCGGTCGAGATGCTGCCATGGACCAGGACGATCGGGCTGCCGGAACCAAGTGTGCGGTAGCCAATCGAGGTGCCGTCTGTGGACTGTACTGCGTGCTCGGTGATGACCTGGGTTTCCAACGGGACTCCTTAGTTGTGTCTTTTGTTGAGGGACGTATCTGGATCTGGGACTTTCTGCCGGACGGATGTCCGACCGGGGGCTACTGATCCTTTTGAATCCTGATCCTTATGGCTAGGGAACGGCCTGGACTGAAGGCGATGGGGCAGCGACCGCCTGGACGGTGTCAGGCGAGGAGGGAACGGTCCGGAGCCGGGGCACTGTCAGGACGGCGGCCGCACCGATCACTGCCGCGATGGCCCAGACAGAGAAGTTAATGAAGGTGCCCAGGGCTGCGGCGATCAGCACGCCGCCACCGGATATGGCAAGCACGGCACCGATCCGCCCGATGCCGAGCGTAATGCCAAGGGCGGTGGCGCGGGTCGCTCCGGGGAAGTAGGTGGCGACGAAGCCGTTGACGAGGATTTGCGCTCCCACTGATCCGAAGCCGACAACGGCAACGAGCAGGTACATGGCGGGCAGGGGCATGACGCCCGTGCCCATGAGAATCAACGCGACTCCGGAGCTGGCGAACGATATGGCCGTGACCGGGCGCGGGCCGAACCTGTCCGCAAGGCGGGAGGACACAAGCACTCCGACGACCGCCCCGATGTTGACTGTCAGGAGGAACGTCAGCGAAGAGGCAAGGGAATACTTGGCAATGACCATGAGCTGGGGCAGCCAGGTGTTGAGGCCGTACACGAGAGTCTGGCCGCAGACGCCGGCCAGGCAAAAGAGAACCAGTGCAGCGGGCAGCCGTCCGGTCAGGAGGGTGCGGAACCGGCCTGCCGTTGGCCCGTCGGCCTGCCCGAGGGCCGGGGGAAGCTGCTCCAGCCCGTAATCGGCGATGAGCCGTTCCGCCTTGACCCGCTCGCCCTTCGCGGCGAGGTAGGCAGGAGACTCCGGCAGGAATTTGAACAGCAGCGGGAGGACGCCGACGAGGGGGATGCCACCGAGGGCAAGCATGCCCTGGAATCCGAAGCTGGAAAGGAAAGCCAGGGAGAGCAAGGCTGCGAGGATCCCGCCGACTGCGTATCCGGAGAACATGAGCGCGTTATTGAAGTTGCGCCGGTTCGACTGCGAGAACTCGACGGTGAGGGCGATCGCCGTCGGGATGACACCGCCAAGCCCGAGGCCGGCCAGAAAGCGGAACAGGCCGAACATTTCGGGGGTGGGCGCAGCCGCGGCCAGCAGCATCAGCACGGAGAAGGACGCGATGGACACCATCATGACCTTCCGCCGTCCCACAATGTCAGTCAGGTACCCGATGAGGATGGCGCCGATGAACATGCCGGCCAGCGCATAGCTGCCGATGGCGCCGGTCTCGACCGCCGTCAGGCGCCACGGCTCATAGGCCAGAAGCCTGGGAACGATGGCACCGTAGATGACGAGGTCGTAGCCGTCGAACACGATGGCAAGGAAGCAGAGGAAGATGACGAAAGCGGCCGATTTAGGCGGGCGGACCGGTGACGGGCTGGGGGATGGAAAAGCCATGGGGACTCCAGGTGGTATACACGACGTTGTGGGTGTTCCAGAGATGGGGAGGTTCAGCTGTGACCTCTGCCACAACTGAATGTAACATATAGATGTTGGTCGTCAATAGAGCTGTTACAAGTTCACGGTCCTGCCGGTCGCATCGTCGCCCAAAACTGAAGGAGCCTTATGCAGTGGAAGCCCAGAGCGTTGATTCTGGACCTTTTCGGAGACTATCTGCGCTATGCCGGGAGTGAGGTCAGGCTGGCTGACATCACCGAGCTTCTCGCCGTCTTCGGAGTGGAGGCGGCAACAGTCCGGGTCAATCTTTCCCGGCTCCGCAAGGAGGGCTGGTTCACCACCCGGCGCGAAGGCCGTGAAACCGTATACTCCCTCACTCCGCACATGCTGGAGGTCCTGGATGAGGGCCGCGAGCGGATTTTCCGCCATCGCGATGAGAGCTGGCAGGGCCGCTGGACCATGGTCATCTACCAGGTTCCGGAAGCGGAACGTGCGGTCCGCGAGCAGCTGCGGAAGCGGCTCGCATGGCACGGCTTCGGCCAATTGTCACCCTCGACGTGGCTGGCCCCTCACGATCTGCTAACCGAAGCGCGCGACCTGGCCGGAGAGTATCCGCTTGCCAAGATCGACGTCCTCTGGTGCGGCACCGACGACCTCGACCAGGACAGGGATCTGGCTGCACGCTGCTGGGATCTGGAGCAACTCGGTACTGACTACCGGCATTTCATCCGCGCCTACGCCCCGCTGGATGACGAGGCTGCAAATGCGAAAAAGGACGGCCGTACCGCCCTAATCGAACGGATGCACGTCATCGGCGACTTCCGCCGTTTTCCCTTTCGCGATCCGCATCTGCCCGGGGGCCTCCAGCCCGAGGACTGGCCCAGCAGTCAGGCTTACGCCTTGTTCGGGGCGGTACACCGCCAGCTCGGGCCGGCCGCAACGGACTTCGTATCGAGTGTCATCGGCCAGCCTGTCGAGCAGGGCCGGGAGGTGCTCATGTAACATGATATTGACGTTGCCCGCCAGTTCGTTACATACTGATGGGCGACAGCACGTTTCTTATTCCCAGAGGTGATATCGATGACGATTCGCGTAGCTTGCATCGGCGGCGGTCCAGGCGGACTGTTCTTTACGGCTTTGCTCAAACAGAGAATGCCGGAAGCCGACGTCGTGCTTTTTGAGCGCAACCAGGCTTCGGACGCCTTCGGCTTCGGCGTCGTCTTCTCGGACGCTACCCTGCGGCGGATCAATGAGGCCGACCCCGTGCTCAGGGATGGGCTGAAGAACTTCGGGAAGCACTGGGACAGCATCGAGGTGTGGCTCAAAGACGACCGGAGGTCCTTTGGCGGTAACGGGATGGCTGCTATCCACCGCAAGACCATCCTCAGACTCCTCCAGGAGCGCGCAGCCCAGGTGGGGGTGGACATGCGCTTCGGCCAGGTGGCGCCACGGCTTGACGAACTTGGCGAATACGACCTGATCGTTGGAGCAGACGGCGCGAACTCCCTGACCCGTGAGCAGCTGGGGGAAGCCCTGGGCCACACAGCCGAGACTGCCACGGCCAAGTTCATCTGGTTCGGAACCACCAACCTGTTCAACGGACTGACGTTCATCCACCGGCGCAGCGAACACGGAAACTTTGCCGCGCATGCCTATCCCATCAGCGACGAGCTGAGCACCTTCATCGTCGAGACCGATCAGGAAACATGGCGGAAAGCGGGCCTGGACGAATTCGACGTCAGCCAGCCTCCCGGGCCGTCTGACGCCAAAACC
Above is a window of Arthrobacter pascens DNA encoding:
- a CDS encoding alpha/beta fold hydrolase, with translation METQVITEHAVQSTDGTSIGYRTLGSGSPIVLVHGSISTGEQWLPVAGQLAASHTVYIMDRRGRGLSADAAEYSLDTESDDIKAVLAVAGEGSALLGHSYGAICALEAVRTGASVSSLVLYEPPLPVDAPTAGAALGLYAAAVEAGDGDKAMRVAAEHFLRISPEDTEALASSPLWAGMVALSPTWTRELAEIDKTDVLVQRYSETDVPTLLLVGEVSPVHLVGASRHLRDRLANGTENVFPGQNHFAHVIDPVSVAEAINAFLPR
- a CDS encoding carbohydrate ABC transporter permease, coding for MSSSTQTSAAGAAIAAPARNRRVRRLTGRDRIVLGIMVAVPTLIQLTLVWIPTVLSIGLSFTRWNGLDLADIKPAGMANYEYVAQDYPPFWPAVQHNILWLVFLAVIATPLGLLLAVLLDQQIKGSKIYQSIFFTPVMLSLALIGVIWQLFYNRDNGLLNYLLGTAGTSGAVDWFGDSSVNIWAALFAATWRHAGYVMILYLAGLKGVDPSLREAAALDGANATQTFFRVVFPAMRPVNIVIIVITIIESLRAFDIVYVINRGTNGLELISALVIQNLVGEGQVIGVGSALAVILLVISLVPITWYLARTFNKGASE
- a CDS encoding nuclear transport factor 2 family protein, with translation MATSEANKETLARLFDAFRAGDTEAFNELIVPDYKQHNPQAGNGLQAVKDFFSRLGPVDVEVHRMIADGDFVAVHSHYKTFNSAAVDIFRFGDDGKIIEHWDVLQEVPATTASGNDMFSQLT
- a CDS encoding ABC transporter substrate-binding protein, with the translated sequence MSSHDNDFFATAKADLNRRTLLRTLGIGAAGIAAAPLLSACTGGGSPSGGGSSSKSLTFGSNASDDVPKRAYQAVTDAFTKKTGNTVTTNVVPHNDFQNKINSYLQGSPDDSFTWFSGYRMRFYAGKGLVAPIDDVWDKIGGNFSDAMKKASTGDDGKMYFVPNYNYPWAFFYRKSLWAQKGYEVPKTFDALKTLAAKMKADGLIPIEFADKDGWPAMGTFDYINMRLNGYQFHLDLAAHKESWDQKKVSDVFDTWKALLPFQNPNALGMTWQDAAQSLGGQKSGMYLLGSFVTQQFTDKAVLDDIDMFPFPELAMEGTDAVEAPIDGVMLSKRGGDNQAAKDFLAYVGSPEGQNVYASVDPSNIQAAKGSDTSKFSPLNKKCAQMIADAKSISQFFDRDALPAMANNVMIPALQSFIKDGSVDVKNLESQAKALYAAQ
- a CDS encoding permease prefix domain 1-containing protein — protein: MDPHAELEAQIDRWRGYVQRNQAISPADVDELEDHLRGQIADRQATGLDDEEAFLVAIKRLGNLDAVSHEFAREHSERLWKQLVLVPEGSDGGSAPRGRELAVVLALAVGAGVAVKAGSAWIGDDAALTRNLGLFVFPFLAAYFAWKRRFNGATTAMLLIPFAVLAVVLNVYPFSSGGSTGVLAALHAPVALWLLAGVAYVGGRWRSDKRRMDFVRFTGELAIYYTLLALGGGVLVALTLATLQILGVDFEPVLESWILPFAVPGALVVAAWLVEAKQHVVENIAPVLTRVFTPLTIVMLLGLLAVLAAAGGFVTIDRNLLILMDAILLLVLCLLLYSISARDPLAPAGLFDTLQLVLVLAALAVDAVMLAAMLARIAEFGYSPNKIAALGLNLLLLVHLVRAAWLAVGFLRGRRPFAALERWQTQYLPAYGAWAAVVIVAFPPLFGF
- a CDS encoding MFS transporter — protein: MAFPSPSPSPVRPPKSAAFVIFLCFLAIVFDGYDLVIYGAIVPRLLAYEPWRLTAVETGAIGSYALAGMFIGAILIGYLTDIVGRRKVMMVSIASFSVLMLLAAAAPTPEMFGLFRFLAGLGLGGVIPTAIALTVEFSQSNRRNFNNALMFSGYAVGGILAALLSLAFLSSFGFQGMLALGGIPLVGVLPLLFKFLPESPAYLAAKGERVKAERLIADYGLEQLPPALGQADGPTAGRFRTLLTGRLPAALVLFCLAGVCGQTLVYGLNTWLPQLMVIAKYSLASSLTFLLTVNIGAVVGVLVSSRLADRFGPRPVTAISFASSGVALILMGTGVMPLPAMYLLVAVVGFGSVGAQILVNGFVATYFPGATRATALGITLGIGRIGAVLAISGGGVLIAAALGTFINFSVWAIAAVIGAAAVLTVPRLRTVPSSPDTVQAVAAPSPSVQAVP
- a CDS encoding ChaB family protein — translated: MPKTGKNDHARKDELPSTLQRSEQKAQDTFAKTYDSALESYDNDEGRAARAAYASLKHSYEKVGDHWEPKEKRGPSDKRAEQGIGSSEPTAGGVDANASKEHLYKRARELNIDGRSKMDKDELVKALQKANDTATRKARGD
- a CDS encoding PaaX family transcriptional regulator; the encoded protein is MQWKPRALILDLFGDYLRYAGSEVRLADITELLAVFGVEAATVRVNLSRLRKEGWFTTRREGRETVYSLTPHMLEVLDEGRERIFRHRDESWQGRWTMVIYQVPEAERAVREQLRKRLAWHGFGQLSPSTWLAPHDLLTEARDLAGEYPLAKIDVLWCGTDDLDQDRDLAARCWDLEQLGTDYRHFIRAYAPLDDEAANAKKDGRTALIERMHVIGDFRRFPFRDPHLPGGLQPEDWPSSQAYALFGAVHRQLGPAATDFVSSVIGQPVEQGREVLM
- a CDS encoding PadR family transcriptional regulator, translating into MRIDKDLVAASATPLVLGILSEGDLYGYAILKRVSELSGGGMQWTDGMLYPLLHRLERLGYVSASWGTSETGRRRKHYAITPSGRDALAERQQQWTVVAEALRQVWRSTQPSPGAVEGWA